DNA from Hypanus sabinus isolate sHypSab1 chromosome 31, sHypSab1.hap1, whole genome shotgun sequence:
AAAAACTCAAACCGCTCGCTCGTGCACATGCGTTTGTCTGCACACGTTGTAGTGCTTCCATTCAGTAGGCTTCCAGGGCTGTGGTaaagtgctgtgttagtatccaTTTGACCTAGTGATCAGCATTATTGCTTCAGCAGAGCTCTGTGCGCCGCACACCACGGGTCCTAAAGTCTGGTCACTTTGCCGTTCTGGTGCAATTCTGTTTGGTCACCTTCGACCACCCACGCCAAACTTGCTCCCAGACTTCGAAGTTACAGGTCATTGTCTGCGGGGGGGAGAAACAAGAGGCCAGTATTAAAAGAGCTCCCCGCCCATACCCCGGCAGATTCACGAATCCCCACCATGTTCCCGTGCCCACCCCTCGCTTCCGGGATCAACAGTGCACAGATCGCTCACCTTGGCGTATCGAGGATTCTTGTGGAAGGGACAGTTCGGGGAAACAGATCTCTTCCTGCAGACGGTGGTTCTCAGCTCCAGGGTGAGATAGTACTTCAATCCAGCCACCACCTGCAAGAGTCAGAAACGCCTCAGAACATCTccacagggtgtctgtgtgtatcgAGTCAGGAGTGGTCACCCatctccacactcccaccaccttgGCCCCGCTGTTCATGAGAAAAAAGGACGAAtcagccatttggcccgtcgagcctgccccgccattcaataagatcatggctgatctgaccacggactcatctccaccgacctgccttttccccgtaacccgcaattcccctactctgcaaaaatctatccaaccttgtcttaaatatatttactgaggcagcctccactgcttcactggacagagaattccacagattccccactctctgggaaaagcagttcctcctcatctccgtcctaaatctactcccctgaatcttgaagctATGTCCCCTCATTCTAGTCTCACTTTCCAGTGGAATCAACTTTACTGCCTCAacctctttcataattttatgtttctataaaatttCCTCTcacttttctgaattccagcgagtacagacccaggtgattcaatctctcctcatagtctaactcctcatctctggaatcaacctggtgaacctcctctgcaccgcctccaaagccagtatatccttcctcgagtcaggagaccagaactgcacacagtactccaggtgcggcctcaccagtaccctgtacagtcgcagcatgacctccctgctcttcaattcaatccctccagcaatgaagtcCGACACCCCATttcccttcttgatagcctgccacaccagcaaaccaaccttttgtgattcctgtacaaacactcccaagtctgTCTggacagcagcatgctgcaaattttcaccatttaaataattatctgctcttccatttttccttccaaagtggatgaacttGCATTGACCAAcagccagacccttgcccactcaattaacctatctatatctctctgcagattctccATATCCCCCTTGCCTTCTCCTCCCCTCCTCGCCCCTCCCACCCCACTCCTGCCACTCTACctcctgttcccctcactatgctctccatctccccctcctaCCTCAGCTCCCGTCTCTCCCCTCTattctcctccccatcctccgaCTCTTCCTGTCTcccacccttccccctctcctccccggttcacctcctctccccaccccatatACTCCCCTGTTCCCCTCTACCTTTATCCCCTCCCCACTTCCACCTTCCCCACTCCTCCctacctccctcttcccccctcccctattcctcagtccctctcctccacactcccccGTCTccctccccagcacatcctccctcctttccccctctcccctcccgcaCCTGTACTTGGGCCGATTTCACATTCGACACCGCGCTGTAAAACAAGTCGTTGGTCTGGTCATTGAAGGATTTCTCCGCCACCCGGGACGCGTTCACCACCCCGGCGTCATCTACGGGCACGGGGGAGAGGCCGCCAGTCTTCAAGGCTGCTTGCACCCCCAACATCATCATGAACCCCAGCAGCAGAGAAGCAGCCATCTTCACAAGTTCGTCGATGTTCACGGACAGGGGCGTGAGTTCCCCACCTCGCCCCATCTGTCGTCACTTCCGCCCCGCACTGCGGCCGCCATCTTTCTGTGGGGCTTTCGCCCCAAACCTACAAGTTCCGCGCCCTCTTATCACAGTCCTACAATTGCAAACAGGTTGAATAGACGAAATACTAAGCAACACAGACacgcaaaattctggaggaactgagcaggtcagacaggattTATGTAACTACAAATCACCGGAGGAacagagcaggtcagacaggattTTTGTAAATACAAATCACCGGAGGAacagagcaggtcagacagaatctatggaaaggaataaacagccgtCTTTTCGGGCTGAGTcacttcttcagggctggaaaggaaggggaagaggccagaGTATTAACAAAATGATGGGGAATTAGGgtacaggtgaagccaggtgggggcAGATGACAGATTGCATCTTTTCCCTCCGGGGACGGAACCGCAGTGTGTTCTGGATATCGTAGCCGCTGTTGACGAGGCTGACGGGGGCCGGTGGTCGGTGACTGAGTGCGGCCGATGGTAAGTTCAGATGGGGAAGTTAAGTGATAGGATGGGTTGGAGTTTGGCAAGAAATGAGTCGTGGGTAGCGGATCGGGATGAGGAGGCGAAGGACATTAGGTCCGGGATTGGAGATAATGTCGACTTTAAGGTGATGAATACTTTCATGTCTGACTGTGAGAAAATTATTTCTCCCGGTGAGACTGACAGAGTTCATAAAACTCtggtctggagtattgcatatacAGTGGTTCTGCTCGCCCCGTGATAGGAAggacgttgaggctttggagagggttcctGATCAGAACGTGAAACGGTACATTTTCCATGATGAATACACTTTATAAGGCCGTCGGAtatagaggcagaattaggccatttggcccgtcgaatcgtctccgccatttcatcatcatTTACCCTCCCAgcccccaacctcctgccttctccccgtgtcccttcgtgccctgaccaaccaagaatctatctgTCTTAAATATGAATAAAGACTGGCCAGTgggaacgaattccacagattcccgactatctggctaaagcaattactcctcttcctcctaaaagaacggccctctattctgaggccgcgtcctctggtcttacacgCTCCCGCCACGTTTGAAATTAAAGCACTGACTGAGACCCCTCGCTCCTATCCAGATGCAGGGTCTAAGCACTTTATTGCGCAAGAGCAAAATGTGTACATTTGCAGCTCAATTATACAATTATGGTAATAACACACATGGCGTGTGTGTTTATGTGCGCCTCTTGTGCACATACGTTTGTCAGTTTGCGTTGTAGTGCTTCCATTCAGTAGGCTTCCAGGGCTGTGGTAAAGTGCTGTGTTAGTAGCCATGTGACCCAGTGATTAGCATTATTGCTTCAGCAGAGCTCTGTGCGCCGCAGGGGTCCCACAGTCCGGTCACTTGGCCGTCCTGGAGCAACGCCTTCCGGACACCCGCATCGGCCCGACCCACGGGCGGTCCCAGACTTTAAGTCTGCAGGTTGTCGTCTGCGGGGAGAAAACAAGAGGCCAGTATTGAAAGAGCTTCCTTCTGGTACCCGGGCAGATTCATGAATCCCCACAATCATGAATCCCCACCATGTTCCAGTGCCGACGGGGACAGGACCCGCACCCCACTCTTCCGGGACCACCAGTGCACAGATCGCTCACCTTGGCGTATCGAGGATTCTTGTGGAAGGGACAGTTCCGGGAGGCAGATCTCTTCCTGCAGACGGTGGTTCTCAGCTTCAGGGTGAGATGGTACATCATCCCCTCGACCACCTGCAAGAGCAGCCTACAGTCAGAAACGCCTCAGAACATCTCCACCGGGTGTCTGGGTGTATCGAGTCAGGAGTGGTcacccatctccacactcaccACCTTGGCCCCGCCGTTCATCAGAAacgggagcaggagtcggccattcggcccgtcgagcctgttccgccattcaataagatcatggctgatctggccatggactcatctccacctacctgccttttccccatcaccctcaattccccttctctgcaaaaatctatccaaccttgtcttaaatatatttactaaggcagcctccactgcttccctgggcagagaattccacagattccccactctctgggaaaagcagttcctcctcatctccgtcccgaatctactcccctgaatctcgAGGATATGTCTCCTAGTTCTAACCTCACCTCCCAGCGGAaagaactttcctgcctctatcttatctatccctttcataattttatctttctacaagatctcctctcattcttctgaattccagcaagtacagtcccaggcgactcaatctctcctcatagtctaacctcctcatctctggaatcaacctggtgaacctcctctgcaccgcctccaaagccagtatatccttcctcgagtaaggagatcagaactgcacacagtactccaggtgcggcctcaccagtaccctgtacagtcgcagcatgacctccctgctcttcaattcaatccctccagcaatgaagtcCGACACCCCATTTCCCTTCTCGACAGcccgctgcacctgcaaaccaactttttgtgaatcatgaacaagcactcccaagtccctctgcacagcagcatgctgcaatcttcaCCATCTAATTAATAACCTtttcttccattttccttccaaagtggatgtccTCGCGTGGACCAACATTGTTCTCCATCTGACAGACCCTCGCCTGCTCACttgacctatctatatctctgcaGATACTCCATATCCTCCACCGACCTCTCCTCCCCACCCTTTCTcccctcctcttgcccctcccttccccctacatcccatcttcccccttcacccaccccattcctcccactctccactcctctcaatctcctcctcCCCTGCTTCCCTCTCGTCCCCCTCTATCTCTCCTccacatcctcccttccccttcctccaacTCCTCttcctgcctcccacccttcctctcctctctgctgcccttcctctccccacccccctctacTCCCCACTTACCCCTTCTGCCATCCCCTCCATATTGCCTCACCCCTTCCCTGTCCTcccgtccccctccctctcctctctatctcctacccctccccacttccccttccctcctccaccgcttccccactcctccctcccagaggcctcttcccctccccttctccatcagtccctctactTACATCTCTCCTCCCCGCTCCCCCTCTCCAGCCCATCCCTCAActccaccctctcctcccctccccatcccctcgcCTCTCCGCCATCTCATTCCCCTCCTCGctctccccttctcctcaccgctcctcctccctttcccactCTTCACTCCCCAACccatcttccctcccctctcctccctccccctctgccctcccctccccccacgccctctctcctccccctccccatcacctctgCTTGGGCCGATGTCACATTCGACACTGGTTGAAGGATTTCTCCGCCACCCGGGACGCGTTCACCACCGCGGGGTCATCTAGGGGCACGGGGGTGGAGGCTGCACCCCTTTACGGCTGCTTCCGCCCCCCGACGTCATCATTAATCCCAGTAGCAGAGCCGCTCCCTTCGCGCCCCTCCGCCCCAACCCAGCCATCTTCACA
Protein-coding regions in this window:
- the LOC132383984 gene encoding cystatin-2-like; its protein translation is MGRGGELTPLSVNIDELVKMAASLLLGFMMMLGVQAALKTGGLSPVPVDDAGVVNASRVAEKSFNDQTNDLFYSAVSNVKSAQVQVVAGLKYYLTLELRTTVCRKRSVSPNCPFHKNPRYAKTMTCNFEVWEQVWRGWSKVTKQNCTRTAK